Proteins encoded within one genomic window of Humulus lupulus chromosome 1, drHumLupu1.1, whole genome shotgun sequence:
- the LOC133815564 gene encoding uncharacterized protein LOC133815564: protein MIIPKKILNEIAAICRAFLWTGQASSTRPGRIAWDLVCNSKNSGGLGFKDSSDWNIAAIGKYIWAIAEKKDNLWVKWVHHVYIKQVDWWDYIAPVSSSWYWKKIVEVKEKFKKLISVQQVKTEGYQISYGYNIIHTDLGLVHWTKVVWGRLNTPKHSFILWLAIHDRLNTKERLKRHRVIENSDCLLCGLFEESCDHLFFNCSFTIRCYQQVLLWLNWKTESTTLLKVTRWIERAKVSTLRKHVYLAAIAALVYQLWRVRNEVFWLGKFTQPERIVQNTKFSVKTRITYIMPKKLSQKNLDWFRNL from the coding sequence ATGATTATTCCTAAAAAGATTTTGAATGAGATTGCTGCCATTTGTAGAGCCTTCCTTTGGACAGGTCAGGCCTCTTCAACTAGACCAGGTCGTATAGCTTGGGATCTAGTGTGCAATTCGAAGAATTCAGGTGGTTTAGGATTCAAGGATAGTAGTGATTGGAACATTGCAGCTATTGGAAAGTATATTTGGGCTATTGCTGAGAAGAAAGATAACCTTTGGGTTAAATGGGTCCATCATGTTTATATCAAACAAGTAGATTGGTGGGATTATATTGCCCCTGTTTCAAGTAGCTGGTATTGGAAGAAAATTGTGGAAGTTAAAGAGAAATTTAAAAAATTGATCTCAGTGCAGCAAGTCAAAACTGAGGGATACCAGATCAGCTATGGTTACAACATTATACACACTGATCTTGGCTTGGTTCATTGGACCAAAGTGGTTTGGGGAAGATTGAATACACCTAAGCATAGTTTCATTTTATGGCTGGCTATTCATGATAGGTTGAATACCAAAGAAAGGCTCAAAAGGCATAGGGTCATTGAGAATTCTGACTGCTTACTTTGTGGGCTATTTGAAGAGTCTTGTGATCACTTGTTTTTCAATTGTTCATTTACCATCAGATGCTACCAACAGGTATTGCTTTGGCTGAATTGGAAAACTGAATCAACTACACTGTTGAAAGTGACTCGATGGATTGAGCGTGCTAAAGTTAGTACACTTAGGAAGCATGTTTATTTGGCTGCCATTGCAGCTCTGGTTTACCAGCTTTGGAGGGTGAGGAATGAGGTTTTTTGGCTGGGGAAATTTACTCAGCCTGAGAGGATTGTACAGAATACAAAATTTAGTGTAAAAACTAGAATTACATATATCATGCCAAAGAAACTTAGTCAAAAAAATTTAGATTGGTTTAGGAATTTGTAA